CCTCGGTGAACTTGGTCGCTTCCACCTTGAGGAAAGGCGCGTTGGCGAGCCTGGCGAGCCGGCGCGAGATCTCGGTCTTGCCGACGCCGGTCGGTCCGATCATCAGGATGTTTTTCGGCAGAACCTCTTCGCGCAGCGTCTCGTCGAGCTGCAGCCGGCGCCAGCGATTGCGCACGGCGATCGCCACCGCGCGCTTGGCGTCATTCTGGCCGATGATGTGGCGATCGAGCTCGGAAACAATCTCGCGGGGGGAAAAATCGGTCATCCAATGGTCTCGATCACCACATTGTCGTTGGTATAGACGCAGATCTCGGCGGCGATCTTCATCGCTTTGCGCACGATCGCTTCCGCGTCCAGGTCGGTATCGGCGAGCGCGCGCGCCGCCGACAAGGCATAATTGCCGCCGGAGCCGATGGCCATGATGCCGCCTTCCGGTTCCAGCACGTCGCCGGTACCGGTGAGGATCAGCGACACGTCCTTGTCGGCAACGATCATCATCGCTTCCAGGCGGCGCAGATACCGGTCGGTGCGCCAGTCCTTGGCGAGCTCCACGGCGGCCCGCGTCAGCTGTCCCGGATATTGCTCGAGCTTGGCCTCCAGACGCTCGAACAGCGTGAAGGCATCCGCCGTCGCGCCGGCAAAACCGGCGATGACGTCGCCCTTGGCGAGCCGGCGCACCTTCTTCGCATTGGCCTTGATCACGGTCTGGCCGAGGCTCACCTGGCCATCGCCACCGATCACCACCCGGCCGCCCTTGCGGACCGAACAGATGGTGGTGGCGTGCCAGCCGGGAAAAGCATTGTCATTGGTCGTCATGGGAACTCCGAGGCAAGCCCGTCATTTAGGCCGAATGTGCCGCGACGCAAGCGCGGCCGCTAGTCGGGCTTGGTATGCAAAGCCAAGAGTTTTTTTGGCGCGGCATTGCGCCAGGCGGCGGTCAGCGCGGCCAGGACGGCGTCACGATCGGCGGCGACCAGGCTGACCGTGGTCCAGCCCTGCCGGCCCCAGGCATTGGGGATCGGTGAAAAGATCTCCGGCGCGCTCTCGACATAAACAGGTTGCTGGTC
This portion of the Phreatobacter stygius genome encodes:
- the hslV gene encoding ATP-dependent protease subunit HslV, giving the protein MTTNDNAFPGWHATTICSVRKGGRVVIGGDGQVSLGQTVIKANAKKVRRLAKGDVIAGFAGATADAFTLFERLEAKLEQYPGQLTRAAVELAKDWRTDRYLRRLEAMMIVADKDVSLILTGTGDVLEPEGGIMAIGSGGNYALSAARALADTDLDAEAIVRKAMKIAAEICVYTNDNVVIETIG
- a CDS encoding MmcQ/YjbR family DNA-binding protein is translated as MTRDEVLVVALSLPETESAPHFERTAVKVAKGKIFATLAPDGSSFNVKLTPDQQPVYVESAPEIFSPIPNAWGRQGWTTVSLVAADRDAVLAALTAAWRNAAPKKLLALHTKPD